The Methylotenera sp. G11 genome includes a window with the following:
- a CDS encoding formate dehydrogenase subunit gamma gives MSDLQTTQEVSAAVIDALIVKHQQQPGALLPLLHAIQDTVGYVPQSCYASISKALSLSIAEVHGVVTFYHHFRTHQPGRHVMQICRAESCQAMGSEALEAHAKACLNVDYHQTTADGAITLEPVYCLGNCALSPSVMVDDEIYGRVSPSELDALIAEAKVSEVKA, from the coding sequence TTGTCTGATTTACAAACAACACAGGAAGTTAGTGCAGCAGTCATTGATGCGCTGATTGTTAAGCATCAGCAGCAGCCTGGTGCTTTATTGCCACTCTTGCATGCTATTCAGGATACTGTCGGATACGTGCCGCAATCTTGCTATGCATCCATCTCTAAAGCTTTGAGTCTCTCCATTGCAGAAGTTCACGGCGTCGTCACTTTTTACCACCATTTTCGCACACATCAGCCGGGGCGTCATGTCATGCAGATATGCCGTGCCGAATCCTGCCAGGCCATGGGGTCCGAGGCGCTGGAGGCGCATGCCAAGGCATGCCTGAATGTGGATTACCACCAGACTACGGCAGATGGCGCGATTACGCTGGAGCCGGTTTATTGTCTGGGCAACTGTGCGCTGTCACCTTCCGTGATGGTTGATGATGAAATTTATGGGCGCGTATCTCCGTCGGAATTAGACGCTCTGATTGCAGAGGCTAAGGTTTCGGAGGTTAAAGCATAA
- the moaA gene encoding GTP 3',8-cyclase MoaA has protein sequence MIKKVPMPAQKIPGDLPGELIDQFGRKVDYIRLSITDRCDFRCVYCMAEDMTFLPRDEVLSLEECARLVKIFVSLGVTKVRITGGEPLVRKNALWLFNEIGHLENLNELVLTTNGSQLEKQAQDLKNAGVKRINISVDSLDSQRFKSITRTGDLDKVLKGIQAAKRVGFENIKLNSVLMRGINDDEALPLLEFAIKHAIDISFIEEMPLGEVNHTRESTFVSNADTLKLLQSKYTLTPSTHNSGGPARYWQVAGTQTRIGFISPHSHNFCESCNRVRITCKGELFLCLGQEDKVDLMPLLRQHPDDDMPVIRAILNSMSIKPKGHDFDLRRAEPAVIRFMSHTGG, from the coding sequence ATGATTAAAAAAGTGCCCATGCCCGCACAAAAAATTCCGGGCGACCTACCCGGCGAACTCATCGACCAGTTTGGCCGTAAAGTCGATTATATCCGCCTGTCTATTACAGACCGCTGTGACTTCCGCTGCGTGTACTGCATGGCGGAAGACATGACTTTCCTGCCGCGCGATGAAGTACTGAGCCTGGAAGAATGTGCACGGCTGGTGAAAATATTTGTCAGCCTGGGCGTCACTAAAGTGCGTATCACCGGCGGCGAACCCCTGGTACGCAAAAACGCATTATGGCTATTCAATGAAATCGGGCATCTGGAAAACCTGAACGAACTGGTGCTTACCACCAATGGCAGCCAGCTCGAAAAACAGGCGCAGGACTTAAAGAATGCCGGCGTCAAACGCATCAATATCAGTGTAGACAGCCTGGATAGCCAACGCTTCAAATCCATCACCCGCACCGGCGATCTGGATAAGGTACTCAAAGGCATACAGGCAGCAAAACGGGTCGGCTTTGAAAACATCAAGCTTAACAGCGTGCTGATGCGCGGCATCAATGATGATGAAGCCCTGCCATTGCTTGAATTTGCCATCAAACACGCGATTGATATTTCCTTCATTGAGGAAATGCCGCTGGGCGAAGTCAACCACACCCGCGAATCCACTTTCGTCAGCAACGCGGACACGCTGAAATTGCTGCAAAGTAAATACACACTTACGCCCAGCACCCATAACAGCGGCGGCCCTGCCCGCTACTGGCAGGTAGCGGGTACGCAAACAAGAATCGGTTTCATTTCACCGCATAGCCACAACTTCTGCGAAAGCTGCAACCGTGTGCGCATCACCTGCAAGGGCGAACTATTTCTGTGCCTGGGCCAGGAAGATAAAGTAGACCTGATGCCGCTTCTGCGCCAGCACCCGGATGATGATATGCCCGTGATCCGGGCCATTCTGAACAGCATGTCCATCAAACCCAAAGGGCACGACTTCGACCTGCGCCGTGCAGAGCCTGCCGTGATCAGATTCATGTCGCACACGGGCGGCTAG
- the mobA gene encoding molybdenum cofactor guanylyltransferase MobA, with product MPVSAIILAGGKATRMGGLDKGLVLFQKKPLIAHVINRLIPQVDEITINANREMEAYQSLGYRVLQDEIADFAGPLAGMQLGLKHAGSEYLLTVPCDSPLLPLDLSARLQAALIQHHADIAIASSNGHTHPVFCLCKKSVLPALNDYLSHGGRKVGEWQQRLNHTYVDFSDCSEAFTNLNTQQDLMALEATLQNQAAGKLHI from the coding sequence GTGCCGGTTTCGGCCATCATCCTTGCCGGGGGCAAGGCTACCCGCATGGGCGGGCTGGATAAAGGCCTGGTGCTGTTCCAGAAAAAGCCGCTGATTGCGCATGTCATCAACCGTTTAATACCGCAAGTTGACGAAATCACGATCAATGCCAATCGTGAAATGGAAGCCTATCAGTCACTGGGTTACCGCGTACTGCAAGATGAGATCGCAGACTTTGCCGGCCCCCTCGCCGGCATGCAGCTTGGGCTCAAGCATGCAGGCAGCGAATACCTGCTGACAGTGCCTTGCGATTCACCCCTGCTACCCCTGGACCTGTCCGCCCGTTTGCAGGCAGCACTGATTCAGCACCATGCAGATATTGCCATCGCAAGCAGCAATGGCCACACACACCCGGTTTTCTGCCTGTGCAAAAAATCCGTGCTGCCGGCATTGAATGACTATCTTAGCCACGGCGGCAGAAAAGTGGGAGAATGGCAGCAGCGCTTGAATCATACCTATGTTGATTTCAGTGACTGCAGCGAGGCTTTTACCAACCTTAACACACAGCAAGACCTCATGGCGCTTGAAGCAACGCTTCAGAACCAGGCGGCCGGCAAACTGCATATATGA
- the mobB gene encoding molybdopterin-guanine dinucleotide biosynthesis protein B has protein sequence MNPDRILPVIGICAAGSNTGKTTLIKKLIIELRQRNIRTSVIKHAHHHFDIDHPGKDSYEIREAGAVQTLVASNKRWALITEMQRTPNPPDEADLESLIALINPEYADMILVEGFKNASIPKIEVHRPALGMPLACENDRDFIAVASDDPLATETLLPLLDLNNVQQIADFILEVIKK, from the coding sequence ATGAACCCAGACAGAATACTCCCGGTGATCGGCATCTGCGCAGCCGGCAGCAACACCGGCAAAACCACGCTCATCAAAAAACTGATTATCGAATTGCGTCAGCGCAATATCCGCACTTCCGTCATCAAGCATGCGCATCACCATTTTGATATTGATCACCCCGGCAAGGACAGTTACGAAATCCGCGAAGCCGGTGCGGTACAAACCCTGGTTGCCTCAAACAAGCGCTGGGCGCTGATCACCGAAATGCAGCGCACGCCGAACCCGCCGGATGAAGCAGACCTGGAATCACTGATTGCATTGATCAACCCGGAATATGCAGACATGATTCTGGTAGAAGGCTTTAAAAACGCCAGCATCCCCAAAATTGAAGTACATCGCCCGGCTTTGGGAATGCCGCTGGCATGTGAAAATGACCGTGATTTCATCGCCGTTGCCAGTGACGACCCGCTTGCAACAGAAACCCTGCTGCCGCTGCTGGACCTGAACAATGTTCAACAGATTGCGGATTTTATTCTGGAAGTAATAAAAAAATGA
- the moeA gene encoding molybdopterin molybdotransferase MoeA, with product MTTPDLSQPSLSQLIANPSCMDDYDPNSMPVEKARQFIRQHLEPVAETETVTLHESLGRILAQDILSPANVPNYDNSAMDGYAFNAADLNAASLKIIGTAFAGKAFNAAITHGECIRIMTGAAMPQGADTVAVQEKVLRDGDRIQFTEAPKPGANVRYAGEDLRQGQSVLPAGHLMQPADLGLLASLGIAGVKVYRKLKVAFFSTGDELVAIGKPLATGQVYDSNRYTLYGMLNRLGVEIIDLGAIADDPLQLENTLLHAAEQADVVITSGGVSVGEADYMKDLLSKHGQVMFWKIAMKPGRPLAYGKIGNAHYFGLPGNPVAVMVTFYQFVRDALLCLMGQPASVPLPMFEVECTAPIRKLAGRTEFQRGILYTDTAGLWKVKPTGAQGSAILSSMSLANCFIVLDDSVGNLDAGAMVQVQVLQGII from the coding sequence ATGACGACACCTGACCTATCACAACCGAGCCTCTCGCAACTGATTGCAAACCCAAGCTGCATGGATGATTACGACCCGAACTCAATGCCGGTGGAAAAAGCCCGGCAATTCATCAGGCAGCATCTTGAGCCTGTTGCCGAAACAGAAACTGTAACCTTGCATGAGAGTTTAGGACGGATTCTGGCGCAGGATATTCTATCCCCGGCAAACGTGCCCAACTACGACAACTCGGCGATGGATGGCTACGCGTTCAATGCCGCGGATTTAAATGCCGCATCGCTGAAAATCATCGGCACCGCTTTTGCAGGAAAAGCATTCAACGCTGCAATAACCCATGGCGAATGCATACGTATCATGACCGGGGCTGCCATGCCGCAAGGGGCGGATACCGTTGCGGTACAGGAAAAAGTATTGCGTGATGGCGACCGCATTCAGTTTACTGAAGCCCCCAAGCCTGGAGCAAACGTGCGTTATGCAGGCGAAGACCTGCGGCAAGGCCAGAGCGTCTTGCCGGCAGGGCACCTGATGCAGCCGGCTGACCTGGGTTTGCTTGCCTCACTTGGCATCGCCGGGGTGAAGGTATACCGTAAATTGAAAGTAGCGTTTTTCTCCACCGGTGACGAACTGGTTGCCATCGGCAAGCCCCTGGCAACCGGGCAGGTATATGACAGCAACCGCTACACCCTGTATGGCATGCTCAACAGGTTAGGCGTGGAAATCATTGACCTGGGAGCTATTGCCGATGATCCGCTGCAGCTCGAAAACACTTTGCTGCATGCCGCAGAACAGGCAGACGTAGTCATTACCAGCGGCGGCGTTTCAGTCGGGGAAGCCGATTACATGAAAGACCTGTTATCCAAACATGGACAAGTCATGTTCTGGAAGATTGCCATGAAGCCGGGCAGACCGCTGGCGTATGGCAAAATAGGCAACGCGCACTACTTCGGCCTGCCGGGCAATCCGGTAGCGGTCATGGTGACCTTTTACCAGTTTGTACGTGATGCATTGCTGTGCCTGATGGGCCAGCCTGCATCCGTTCCACTGCCTATGTTCGAGGTGGAGTGTACCGCCCCGATCAGAAAGCTGGCTGGCCGCACCGAGTTCCAGCGCGGGATACTGTATACGGATACTGCCGGCCTGTGGAAAGTCAAACCTACCGGCGCGCAGGGCTCGGCCATACTAAGCTCAATGTCACTGGCAAATTGCTTTATCGTGCTTGATGACAGCGTGGGCAATCTTGACGCCGGCGCTATGGTGCAAGTGCAGGTATTGCAAGGCATCATCTGA
- a CDS encoding energy transducer TonB: protein MNIAVNQPASANTIVWAIIGSMLLHALLVLVIPDIKFDAVKEPEVLNVDFVKPPEPPPAPEPLQPQPEIVKPRIEPKIKPEPKPVIKPQPTPVVEQNEPVSEPAPSQPTEVIAVAPKPSAVPPVQTVPAPVPVKQEPQPVINQADFEDARNKYGNSLWGAISKHKKYPKIAAMRNWQGEAVVELELDGNGKLKSKKIVQSSGHEVLDKQALEMVEKALPFPAPPEVLRGSSFTITVPVPFKLE, encoded by the coding sequence TTGAATATCGCAGTTAACCAACCCGCTTCAGCAAACACCATCGTTTGGGCAATCATTGGCTCAATGCTGCTGCACGCCTTGCTGGTGCTGGTAATACCGGACATCAAGTTTGACGCAGTCAAGGAACCTGAAGTTTTAAATGTAGATTTCGTAAAGCCGCCGGAGCCACCGCCTGCACCCGAACCGCTTCAACCGCAGCCGGAAATTGTAAAGCCCAGAATTGAACCTAAAATCAAGCCTGAGCCTAAACCTGTCATCAAGCCACAGCCAACACCGGTAGTAGAGCAGAATGAGCCGGTGAGCGAGCCGGCGCCTTCGCAGCCGACAGAGGTCATTGCAGTCGCACCGAAACCTAGCGCAGTACCGCCGGTACAAACCGTACCGGCCCCGGTTCCAGTCAAGCAGGAACCACAACCGGTAATCAATCAGGCCGATTTTGAAGATGCACGCAACAAATACGGCAATTCATTATGGGGCGCCATCAGCAAACATAAAAAATATCCTAAAATCGCCGCTATGCGTAACTGGCAGGGCGAAGCCGTTGTAGAGCTTGAACTTGACGGCAATGGCAAACTCAAGTCCAAGAAAATCGTCCAATCCAGCGGCCATGAAGTCCTGGACAAGCAGGCCCTGGAAATGGTGGAAAAAGCGCTGCCATTCCCGGCTCCGCCAGAGGTGCTGCGCGGCAGCAGCTTTACGATTACCGTACCCGTACCATTCAAGCTCGAGTAG